The genomic segment GGCACGTCACGCAGCGCGAGGTCCTGCGCCTGGCCGCCTCCGGCGCCCACCGCGCGGTCATCGCCGGGACGATCGGGCGCGTGGCCCTGCCCGCCGCCTGGCGCGGCGCGCGCCGGGCGGGCGTCCCCTTCCTGCTGTGGTCGGCGATGTGGGCCCATCCCCGCACGGCGGCGCACCTGCTGGCCGGTGCGCCGCTGCTGCGCGCGATCTACCGCGACGCCGATGCGGTCATCACCTACGGCCCGCACGTCAGCGCGTTCGTCGCCGCCCGCGGCGCGCGCAACGTCCACGTCGCCCCCCAGGCCGTCGACGCCGCGTTCTGGGGCGCCCGGGCGCCGGCGCCCCGGCGCCCCGCCGGCGCGACGTTCGTGGCGCTCAGCGTCGGCCGCGCCGCGCGCTACAAGGGCGAGCCCGAGCTGCTGGAGGCCTGGGGGCTGTCCGGACTCGGACCACCGGACGACGCGCTGACGCTCGTCGGGGAACGCGGGGAGAGCGAGGCGCTGCCCGCGGGGGTGCACGCCGCCGGGAGGCTGGATCCCGCCGGGCTGCGCAACTTCTACGCCGGCTCCGACGTCCTCGTCATGTCCGCCGTCGCCGCCCGCGAGACCCGCGAGCCGTGGGGACTGGTGGCCAACGAAGCCATGCACCAACGACTGCCCGTCATCGCCACCACCGCCGTCGGCGCCGCCGCCGGCGGGCTCGTGCGCCACGAGCGCAACGGCCTGGTCGTCCCCGCCGGGGACACCGCCGCGCTCGCCGGCGCGCTGCGCACGCTGCGCGACGACCCCGCCCTGCGGGCCCGCCTCGGCGCGGCCGCCGCGCAGGACGTCGCCGCCTACACGCAGGGCGCGTGGGCGGCCGGGGTCGCCGCGGCGCTGGTGAGCGTGGGCGCGGGCCGGGAAGGGGATCGCTAACGTGTCCAGCCAGCAGGGACTCCATCATCACGCCCGTCGGCACGGAGGCCCGCCGTCGCCCA from the Baekduia soli genome contains:
- a CDS encoding glycosyltransferase family 4 protein; the protein is MSDDRPVLVVTNLVPPDRAGAFAALHAREGIVLALFGGREHHATAAAEDLRGVPARHVTQREVLRLAASGAHRAVIAGTIGRVALPAAWRGARRAGVPFLLWSAMWAHPRTAAHLLAGAPLLRAIYRDADAVITYGPHVSAFVAARGARNVHVAPQAVDAAFWGARAPAPRRPAGATFVALSVGRAARYKGEPELLEAWGLSGLGPPDDALTLVGERGESEALPAGVHAAGRLDPAGLRNFYAGSDVLVMSAVAARETREPWGLVANEAMHQRLPVIATTAVGAAAGGLVRHERNGLVVPAGDTAALAGALRTLRDDPALRARLGAAAAQDVAAYTQGAWAAGVAAALVSVGAGREGDR